CTATACCAATGATACATTCCAGTTGGGTGCAGGAAGCGTTGAGACTGGAAACGTAGATGTTGAAGTATTCGAAGCAAAAGTGCACAACGATGTACTGTTGCATGACCAGAACGAACAGTTGGTGATCAACCTCAACGAAAGGATGTCGAAGAAACAAAACAAATTCCCGGGCGTTAAAGTTGGCGATTTGGATGAGCCCAACAACAACGCGGGAAACTGGGAATAACACATTCTTTTTATGAGAGATTTCTCTTTTGTTGATGAAACCATAGATCTCAACAGGGCACATTCATACAGATTATCCATTCAATTCAGTTTGAATGGATTTTCTTTTTCCATACTGGACCTGATCAGGGGTAAATATGTAGCACTCAAGCATACAAACCTTGAGCAGGAATACACCCCGGATCAAAAGGCTGAAAAAATTCAGGAAATATTCAATTCAGACCCCTGCTTACAGGTTGGATACAAAAAAGTGATGGTGCTTGTAGTGACCCCGAAATCTGTACTCATACCCGCTTCTTATTTCAAACAAAAGGATCTTATTCAATACTTTAAGTTTAATTACGACCTTCAGGAACTGGATGAAATTCACTTCAATTATCTTCAGGACATTGAAGCCTATAACATATTCTCTATTCCCAATCCGGTCAGTAACGTGATCACAGCAAAGTTCAACAATGCTCAATTTTACCAGCAGGGCCTCCCCCTGATCAGCTATTACATCAATAGCGCTCACGGAGATAATACCTGTTCTGCCTTATCCATCAATGAAGACTTTATTGATATTGCTGTGCTCAACAGGTCCAGACTGCATTTGTATAACAGTTATTACTGGTCTGCTTATGACGATATCATTTACTATCTGTTATATGTTTATAAACAACTGAACCTGGAGGTTTCAGAAAACGAACTGCATGTGAACGGGGATATGGAGAATAGAAAAGAACTAAAAAACATGATCAGTCAATATTTAAAAAAAATCCATTACCATAAGCCTCCTTCTGAATTTACCTATAGTTATACATTTACAAAAGACAAATCACATCATTTCACCAATTTATTCAGATTGAACCTGTGCGTATAATTAGCGGAAAATACGGCGGCAGAATTTTCAGACCTCCCAAAAAACTGGATGCAAGACCTACCACTGACTTTGCAAAGGAAAATCTGTTTAATATACTGGAAAACCGGTTTGACTTCGACAACCTCACTGCACTGGATCTTTTTGCAGGTACAGGCAATATCGGTTTTGAACTGGTTTCCAGAGGATGTAAACAGGTGACAGCTATAGAAAAAAACCGGAAAAACATTGGGTTCATCAACCGGATCATTGATCAGTTAGGCATTGATAACCTTACAGTAATAAAAACAGATGCATTTAAATTTATTGCATCCACCCATGAACAATATGATCTCATATTTGCTGATCCCCCATACAGCCTGGAAGGCATAGAAACACTCCCCTCCCTTATCAATGAATATAACCTGTTGAGAAAGGGAGGATATTTTATTCTCGAACATTCCAAAGAAACGGTTGTTCCTGAAAATTCCCAATTTATCGAACACCGTAGATACGGTCATGTACATTTCAGTTTTTTTTCCTCCACTTCCTGACTTTTCCTCACCAACTGACTATTTGTCAGCTATCCTTGGGTGGCATATCATTTGTTGCATACTAGCAAGAAAACTTTAATGTAAAACCTTTTAAATATCAGGGAATTATGGAAAGTGGAAAAATTGGAGTAACTGCAGAAAACATTTTTCCGATTATAAAAAAATTTCTCTATTCAGATAATGAAATTTTTCTGAGGGAACTTCTGTCCAATTCTGTGGATGCCACCCAAAAAATGAAGAAAATAGCCTCCGTCGGCGACTATGAAAAAGATCTGGGCGATCTGACCATACATGTGAAAGTGGATAAGAACAATAAAACCATCACCGTGTCGGACCGCGGAATTGGAATGACGGAGGAGGAGATAAAAAAATACATCAATGATGTGGCCTTCTCCAGTGCCCAGGAATTCGTCAATAAATACCAGGATCCGGCCGCCATTATCGGTAAATTTGGCCTGGGTTTCTATTCAGCCTTTATGGTGGCAGATAAAGTGGAAATTTATACCCAATCCTACCAGGAAGATGCAAAAGCAATGCACTGGGTTTGTGATGGCAGTCCGGAATATCAACTGGAGGAAACCGAAAAAGAAGACAGGGGCACAGATATAGTAGTGCACCTTGACAAGGATTCCGAAGAATACATGGATGAAAACAGGGTCAACGAGGTATTGAACAAATATTGCAAATTCCTCCCCGTGCCCATCGCTTTTGGTAAAAAGAAAGATTATGACGAAAATGGCAAAGAGATAGAAACTGATGAAGACAACATCATCAACGATACCAAGCCATTATGGAAGGAACAACCCACAGAATTAAAGGATGAGGATTACAAGGAATTCTACAGGAAACTCTATCCAATGGCCGAAGACCCTTTGTTCTATATTCACCTCAATGTGGATTATCCCTTTAATCTGGAAGGCATTCTCTATTTTCCGAAAATCAGGAACAACATTGAAGTCCAAAAGAATAAGATACAACTTTATGCCAACCAGGTTTTCGTTACCGATTCGGTAGAAAATATCGTACCCGAATTTCTGACACTGCTGCACGGAGTAATCGATTCTCCGGATATCCCCTTAAATGTGTCCAGAACTTATCTGCAGGGCGATCCGAATGTGAAGAAAATTTCAAATCACATCACCAAAAAAGTTGCCGACAGACTGGAAGAACTCTTCAAGAAGGACCGGGAGGATTTCGAGAACAAATGGGACGACCTGAAGCTTTTCATAGAATATGGTATTCTCACCAATGAAAAATTTTATGAAAGGGCCAAAAACTTTGCCCTTTTCAAAAATACAGATGGCAAATATTTCAGTTTCGATGAATACCAGGAATACATAAAAGAAAAACAAACCGATAAGAACAATACACTGGTATATCTTTATGCCACGGATGTGGAGAAACAATATTCATTCATCGAAAGTGCCAAAGAAAAAGGCTATGATGTACTTGCTATGGAAGGCCAGCTTGATACCCATTTCATCAACTTTCTTGAACAGAAATTTGAAAACAGCCATTTTGCCAGGGTAGATGCTGATGTGGTAGATAATCTCATTCAAAAAGAAGATAAAAAAGAAACCGAGCTATCGCAGGAAGAACAGAATGAACTGGCTTCCATTTTCAAAAGTCAGCTCCCCAACATCGGTAATTTTAACGTAACCTTTGAGCCACTGGGTGAAAATGAAGAGCCTTTGACCATTACCCAGTCTGAGTTCATGCGCCGTATGAAAGATATGGCAGAGCTGGGGGGTGGTCCAATGCAGTTCTACGGACAAATGCCTGACAGTTATAACCTGGTGGTCAACACCAACCATAGATTGGTGGAAAAGATCCGGCAGGAAAAAGATGAAAAGCTGGGCAATGAGCTGACAAAAATCAACAATGAGATCAAACCCCTGCAGGATGAAAAGGATCGGATCAACAAGGCAAATGAAGATAAGAAAGACGAGGAAATGCCCCAGGCTGACAAGGACAACCTGCAGGACCTGGATAAACAGATCAGCGAATACCAGAACCAGAAAGAAAGCAAACTGAAAGAATTTGCCAAAGAGAATAACCTGGTAAAACAACTGATTGATCTTGCCCTGCTGGCAAATAATATGCTGAAAGGAGAATCGCTTGACAGATTTGTTAAACGAAGCGTGGATATGATCGACTAATTACAAAGCAGGCCAATCAATAAAATCCCGGTATTGTTTAACAT
The sequence above is drawn from the Bacteroidales bacterium genome and encodes:
- a CDS encoding DUF3822 family protein, producing the protein MRDFSFVDETIDLNRAHSYRLSIQFSLNGFSFSILDLIRGKYVALKHTNLEQEYTPDQKAEKIQEIFNSDPCLQVGYKKVMVLVVTPKSVLIPASYFKQKDLIQYFKFNYDLQELDEIHFNYLQDIEAYNIFSIPNPVSNVITAKFNNAQFYQQGLPLISYYINSAHGDNTCSALSINEDFIDIAVLNRSRLHLYNSYYWSAYDDIIYYLLYVYKQLNLEVSENELHVNGDMENRKELKNMISQYLKKIHYHKPPSEFTYSYTFTKDKSHHFTNLFRLNLCV
- the rsmD gene encoding 16S rRNA (guanine(966)-N(2))-methyltransferase RsmD; translation: MRIISGKYGGRIFRPPKKLDARPTTDFAKENLFNILENRFDFDNLTALDLFAGTGNIGFELVSRGCKQVTAIEKNRKNIGFINRIIDQLGIDNLTVIKTDAFKFIASTHEQYDLIFADPPYSLEGIETLPSLINEYNLLRKGGYFILEHSKETVVPENSQFIEHRRYGHVHFSFFSSTS
- the htpG gene encoding molecular chaperone HtpG codes for the protein MESGKIGVTAENIFPIIKKFLYSDNEIFLRELLSNSVDATQKMKKIASVGDYEKDLGDLTIHVKVDKNNKTITVSDRGIGMTEEEIKKYINDVAFSSAQEFVNKYQDPAAIIGKFGLGFYSAFMVADKVEIYTQSYQEDAKAMHWVCDGSPEYQLEETEKEDRGTDIVVHLDKDSEEYMDENRVNEVLNKYCKFLPVPIAFGKKKDYDENGKEIETDEDNIINDTKPLWKEQPTELKDEDYKEFYRKLYPMAEDPLFYIHLNVDYPFNLEGILYFPKIRNNIEVQKNKIQLYANQVFVTDSVENIVPEFLTLLHGVIDSPDIPLNVSRTYLQGDPNVKKISNHITKKVADRLEELFKKDREDFENKWDDLKLFIEYGILTNEKFYERAKNFALFKNTDGKYFSFDEYQEYIKEKQTDKNNTLVYLYATDVEKQYSFIESAKEKGYDVLAMEGQLDTHFINFLEQKFENSHFARVDADVVDNLIQKEDKKETELSQEEQNELASIFKSQLPNIGNFNVTFEPLGENEEPLTITQSEFMRRMKDMAELGGGPMQFYGQMPDSYNLVVNTNHRLVEKIRQEKDEKLGNELTKINNEIKPLQDEKDRINKANEDKKDEEMPQADKDNLQDLDKQISEYQNQKESKLKEFAKENNLVKQLIDLALLANNMLKGESLDRFVKRSVDMID